The region CAGGAAGTGGCGAAGGATGCCGAGGACCTGAAGCGCCAACGGGATGAAATGCGAGAACAGATGCGAGGCATGCAGCGGAAGTATCTGGCAATGCGAAGGCGTTGGGAGGATTACGCACGACTCGAGTACAACCTTCGCGATCGCATTAAGGATAATCCAACGCTGTTTGCTTCACTTGATGACTTGTGCGAGGGCGGCGAGGTCACAGAGCAGAACCGGCAGCCAACAGTCGTGGATGAGATCCTTGAGACTTATAGCCAAGACAAGGCGAAATGATTGTTGCTCGCAGTCCATGGTGCCAGTCGTTTTTTCACTTTCAGCGGCTGGTGCCACGGCTGCAGGCGCCCCCTGGTAGGGGCATCGGCATTTCTGGCAACTGACCAGCTAGACCGATGCTTACACCAAACACGCTTTCGGACGTACCCGGATCAATAAAAAAATGGCAAAGCGAAAGAGCAAAGCACCGTCACACCTTCGAGAGGCCACCCAGCAGTGGTTCTTAGCCGTTTTAGACGACTTCGAACTGGAATCATACCACGTCAAACTGCTGACGCTTGCGAGCGAAGCCTGGGACCGTGCAGAGGAAGCAAGGGAGGCAATTCAGCAACATGGCATCACTTATATCGATCGTTTTGGCAGCCCCAAGGCACGCCCTGAAGTGGCTATCGAAAGGGATGCTCGAATTGCATTCGCTCGGCTGCTTCGCGACTTGGCCTTGGACGTAGACGCACCAAGCGGTGGGGAATCACGGCCACCGGCGATCACCCCTAATGCATCACGGAGACGGTAGGACATGCCACGAGTTCGACGAAAAGCGAAGCGAAGACGGGTTAGCGAAGCGACCGAAGCGGACATCGAATACCTGCGGTCTCACTTCGCTTTTGCTTGCTCGGATCTGCTTGTTCCATTTGGTCAGTGGGACCAAGTCGACGACGAAGCCGCCAGGAAATTGTGGGAGGAATACCGCGATGTCCTGACCTTCGAAGTGGCTTGGAAACGTCCGTGGGCTTGGTGGGAGTGGGACGCACCTGAACGTCGGCGTTGTATTTCCGATGTTCATCCGTTCGACAATCCAGAGCGTACCGCCTACCTGGAAAGCATTGGTGACTTGCCATGGGCGGAAGGTGGATCCGGACCACTCAAGAATCCAAACTCGCTCTACATGGGTAAGCCAGCAGTGATCGGTGGATTTCGAGACAAGGAAGGTAACTTCCACGCTGAGAACTACGCATACGAGCTCGAGTTTTGCTACTTGTACCGTCTCAGATTGTTCAACGACGAAGAGCAGCAGCTATGGGACGAGATGGTAGCCGAAGTGAAGGCTGGGACCGATGCCGGCAAGGAATACCAGGAAACACTTGAACAGCACGGGATCAAAGTATGAACATCCTTGGCAATGCCTCAAATCCCCCAGCCGCAGCAGTCGTGAGCAGAGCACGATTGCTGTGGTTGGAGGGGCACGAGTTGAATCGAGAGAACGCGAACTGGGGGCACTTCTGGATCGATGAATCCAGCCCGGAAGTTGCCGTTAACAAAGTTATCGAATGCCAGGATGACTCTCGATGCATCGAGGCTATTCGTTCCACCCTGATGGAATACTTCCAGCGACTCAAGATAGAAACGAATTAAAGCTAACCATGGAAAACCGTATCGTCAGTCCGTTTAGGAACAATGAAGTTCTCGCTATCACAGAAGAGGGATATCGCCATCTTCTTACCGAGATGGCAGGAGGTCGAGCCAGTCGGCAACACCCAGAACCTAAGGCACGTGGTGGCGTGGCAATCATCCCAATTCATGGAACGACGGTCTATTTCGATTCTCATTTTGGTGTGAATACGGTTCGCATTGGCGATGCCATAGAAGCAGCAGCAAACACTAAGGGCATCTCTCGCATTATCCTCGATATCGACAGTCCAGGTGGAACGGCGGCAGGTAACATTGAACTAGCCGACCGCATCTTGGTAGCGAGCATGAAAACCCCAGTCGTAGCAATCGCCAACCCGTTAGCAGCATCGGCAGCATACTATTTTGGAAGTGCTGCGAATCGATTCTATGTCACTCCTTCAGGCGATGGAGGCAGCATTGGAACATACACAATGCACGTGGATGAATCCGAGATGCTGAAAAAAATGGGTATCAAGATAAAGATCATAAAGGCTGGCAAATTCAAGGCAGAGGGAAATAGCTTTCAGCCCCTAACCCCAGAATCGGAAAAGTACATTCAAAGCCAGATAAACGAGCTTAATAGCGATTTCGTGCGTACCGTGGCCCGCAATCGTGGTGTGTCTGTTTCTTACGTCGAAGAGAACTTTGGCCAGGGTCGAACGATGGTCGCCAGGCAGGCAGTTGCAGCGGGTTTATTCGACGGCATTCGCACGCTTCCAAACCTAATAGCTCAATCATCGAACGAAAAAGGCCAGCGTTCAGTGCGATCTATGACCAACGATGCTAGGTTCACCGAAAAGTTGCAAGAGGCTTGGCACAACGGGTATGCGAGCCAATTTGAGCACATGAGTGACGCGAGACGCGATCAGCTCGTACTACAGAGAAGAGATCGCGAAAAGGTAGACCGAATCAAACAACTCACGGCAGGTTTACACAATGGCAATGGCAGCCGTTGAATTTGATTAAGGACACACCGATGGGCGTGTTAGTCGTACTCGCGGTGTGTCGCCATGAGAACGGCTAACACGTTTAAAAGAGGCAGCGAATAATGGCAGCAAGCAACGTCATCGCCAATCTGAAAATCATGCTTTCGGCTTCATGGAATAAGCTGAAGAGCGACTTCAATAAGGCGGGGAAGACCGTTAAGGGCTTTAGTGGAAATGTATCCACCATGAGCAGCAGTATTTCCAAGAGTCTCACCTTGATAAACCCAAAAGTGCTTGCGCTCACAGCTTCACTTGGTGCGTTGGGCCTAATGGTAGGTGGTGCAAAATGGGGCGTCCAACTTGCCTCCGACGCTGAGCAAGCTGAAGTAGCACTGTCAACCATGTTGGGAAGCATGGATGCAGCGAAAACACTACTGAGCGACCTGGAGAAATTCGCCGCGGCTACGCCATTTGGAACTGAAGAACTTGTACAGTCGACACGGCAGTTGACCGCGTTTGGCGTCCAAGCTGGTGACATCATGTCGACCATGAAGATGCTCGGCGATCTTTCTTCAGGAATCGGAGCTCCCCTCAATGAGATTGCAGAGATCTTTGGCAAAGCGAAGGTACAGGGGCGATTGTTCGCTGAAGACATTAATCAGTTCCAAGGGAGAGGTATTCCGATTGTTCAGGCGCTGGCGGATACCCTTAAAACGTCAACCGACAACATTCGAGAAATGGTGAAGGATGGGAAAGTCGGATTCACCCAATTGCAAGCAGCTTTCCAACATTTAACCTCTGAGGGCTCGCAATTCGGCGGAATGATGGAGAAGCAGTCCCAGACGCTTCATGGCTTGTGGTCGACATTTACGGATGAACTCGCATTGATTGCGAAAGAGAACTGGGGAATCTTGAACGAGTTACTAAAGGAAATGCTCCGATGGGCAATTCCGTTGGTTAAACACCTTTCTGACGCTGCCCGCAACATGAGGGAACTTCTAGGGGTAGCGGACAACTTCCAGCGAGTCGACTTGGCGACAGAAGCATTCAAGGCTCCGGCAATGATGCTTGACGAAATGGGGGAAAGCCTTAAGCAAAGCGGCAAAGAACTAAAGAAAGATTTCATTGATATAGCATCGATTGCACGCGATGTAAGCGGGATGAGATTCGGTGGTCCTGCTGGAGCGTTTGAGCGGAGAACGACAGAGGGCTTTTCGGCAGCCCTAGCGGCCCAGCGAGAAGTCAATGACAGAGATCGACGGATCATCGAGCTAGGTAAGCGGATACTTGAAAAGATGGACCAACAGATACAGGCAACCAAGGAAAGCGCCCCTCAGGTTACACGAAGGAGAGTTTAGTGTTGAAAGCAAGCGAATACGTCTACGGTTACGAACAACAGTTCCCCGAAAAAAGTCCGATCCACGTGCTACGTATGGCCCTGGGTTCGTACGTGGAGGCCAAACGGCAAGGGGTTGAGCTCACTTACGACAATTTGAATGAATTAGCTCAGTCGTCTTTGCTGCGGGAGCGACAGAGGTTTGAACAGGCGACCGCTCTACTGGAAGAAATTCGCGAGATGAATCAGCGACTACGGGATGGTGAAGAGGTTGACCCGTTGGAATGCAACGAACTCGCGATGAGAGGTGCACGCATGTCACTTGCATCGTTGATTCAACGGAATGAAGAGCTGGACGACAAAGATTAAATCGTGATTTCAGTGCATGTAGAATTGCAAGTTGATAGGATCACGTGTTAGCCAAAAACTCTATTCACGATTCAAAAAAGGGGCATGTACGTGAAACCTCAAAAGCTTTGCCTGGTTGCTGGAATTCTTGCCGTGATAGTTCCGTCTTCTATCCTCGCTCAATCGCCAGCCGTGGAGCGTGGGACCGTTCGGGGATTTCAGGCTGAACAGAAAGCTATTCGCACGAGAAAAGCAATTGCAGAGCTAGAAGGGCCGCACATGAAACTCGTGGAAGACTTTTGGAAATCCAAAGAGTTCAAAAAGGATAGCCCACCTCAAGAAGAATACGTTCGGATCTCATGGGCGTTCAGAGAGCACCTTATCAATCAGGCAGTTAGGGTCGCGACGGAAGTAAACCAACGCGTAAAGGAGTATCACAAAGCTAAGATCGATCCGGCTGCGCCCGCCAAAGGGGAAAAGCGAGACGATCAGTTTTACTTCCCAAGCCCACAAGAGAAGTCCCAAGCACTTCAGCGAGGTGAACAAGAAGCCGTTGATACCGCAAGCAACGTGCTCGAAATAATGGGACGAAAGAAACTGCCAAACCTCCCGTTATCGTGGGCCGTGCTTCCAGATAAAAGCGTTTTCCATGGCAAGGAAGTTGTGATTATTACTCAGGTGGTCGACCGCCAAAACGCTCTTGCTAAGAAAGTGACACCGAGCGGCGGGGAAGTGTTCTTTTGGTTGGCCGGAGTTCCATTCGACAATGTAGCCGATGGTGCCACAGTTGAAATGAGTGGCGTGTTCCTGGTGGATGGTACTGAGACGTACAACACCCCGCGAGGCACAAATACGGTTAAGGTACTACGGCGAATGCCGATTGATGCAAGCAAGTTTTATGAACTGTCAGAGTTCGACAAGAAGGATTGATTAGTGCTTGTGCGGCATTCGCGAAACGCGGAAGTTGAACGCTCAGCGATGTGGTACTTTCGGAAAGGAGGGTTTATTTCTTCTGGGAATAAGTGTCTCTCACTGCTCGCTCCGCGCGTGTCTCACGACCATAGAAGTGGTAGTCGTGGAACCAATGCGATGTCTTTGCGTCATCGGGAAAAAGATCTTCAATCAAGACGATCGCATCGCGATCTGCTGTTGAAACCAAATACTCAAGATATTCATCAGCAATGGAATGCTCTTCGTCATACGACATCAGTACCTCCAAGCTATTGCGAAGAGGAATTTCTACCGCCTGCAGTGTCGTCTGCTTTGCATCAATCGCCCTTTGTATCAGAGACATATATCGATGGAACTCGGACAACTGGCGAAGAATAAATATTTCCATGTCCTTCTGGGCTTCTTTGTCATCCCACCGATGGAAAGCGCATCTCGTGGTAATCATCCACTGAAAGCTATCTACCGGCTTGTGGCAAATAAATTTCGTGTCCCCATAGAATTCGACTTCGAAGTAATCGCCCTGCAGTATTGCCAAGGCATTTTCGCAGCGTTGATTGCTGCGAAGACTGTCGATAAGTTGCCTGCCAAGTTCGGCCTGCTTAAGAATATTGGAATGCTCCCATGTGACCAGTGCCCACCAAGCACCGAACACTGTGATAGCAACAGTGACGAGCTGAAGGAAAATCCGCAGGCAGGCAATGTTAAATTCAGTATTCGGATCCATCTATGCCACAACCGTTCTGAATGCAACCAAGCTCGTATTCAATCTCGTCAAGCTCAAGCAGCATTCGACCTTTGCAGTCTTCCTTGCTGCCAACATGCCACCATCGATCAACGCGTAACAGTTCAAGACGCTTATTCACGTCACGCCAGCGGGCTTCCAGGGCTTTTACTTGGTCGAGAACCATTACTTATTTCCATTCAGCCAAGACAGTAGCAACCTCTGGTTCACTTCGAAGATCGAGGATCAATTGATTTCCATATTCAGCGTAAATAGGCCGATAAAACATCTTCTCGCCATCAAAGGAAGGAGTGCGAATGTATCGTATGTCCACATTCTTTTCAGGCATTTCACCCCCATCGAATTCGGTGACACGACATGTCACACCTACGACTCGATCGTGATGGCTTCGATGATGCTTAATGTCGTCCATCAGCATGTCCTGCAACTCTGGGTTACTGGCTTTTGCAATGGATTCAATGTCGTTGCGAAGACGACTAGATACCTCAAATACCACGCCAATCCATGGACCTCCTGTCATTTGATCCGGCATATGGCCAAATTTATCGAGTGGAGGATTATCGTCTGCTGCACTGCCGAGAATCAAAAGCGTACCAATGCCGATGGCTGCTACGGCAATAAGAGAGATAGCTACGATCCAAAGAATGGCTGGCGAAGTGTTACGTGGTGGCGGACGCATGGTATTTCAACAGTTTGGCTTGGTCGAAGATCAAAAGTACACCTCGTCGGGCATACCGTGGTTTTCCCACTCGCCATTTCTAAGCACTTGGAACTGGCCCCATTCAAGCCAGTCTTTGCCATCGTTGTACGTGTACTCAACGTAACGAACGGTCGCGATAGCGATGCCATAATACCTCGCGATGAACTCACAAGTCTTTTTGAGTTCGTCGATATCGTCCGTTTCTTCTGGAAGGTAATCGATGAATGGCTTGCCGCCTTCGTCGGGACCCTTGATTGGAATCGTCTGGACGTGACCCGCATAAACAAATGGTGCCATGCCTTCCCCTTTGGAAAAAATGCCGGGGGCAATTCTGGTGTGCTTACGTCAATTACGTTTCGACGCAGGCGCCCCCGGCAAGGAAAGATGATAGCCAACCGAGGGGGATGAAGCGAGCAAAAAAAGATGACGAAACACCCGAAACTAACGAAGACCGAAGTCGATCGGATTTTAAAGCTGCTGGATGAAGGCCAGACGAAGACCGAGGTAGCTGGCCAATTCGGTATCAGCCAAACAGCGGTTAACTCAATCTTGGATGGCCGGCACCCGTTGTCGCCGTACCACGAGAAGAAGACTGAATCCGCCAGCAAGTATCAGCGGTGTCCATCGTGTGGGGCGAAGGTGTTGGCGCCGTGCATGTATTGCGCGATGACGCGAGGTGAACGGATTGAAGAGTTTCCCAAGGTGGTAATTGCTGGTGATGGGCGTGGGTATGGGCGATCGATGGAGGGCTATCTGGAAGAAACTTCCAGATGGAAAAGCCAAAACGTCTCGTCGAACGCAACGGCACCGTCTACGAGCAAGATGCAACATACAGACAGGCAAGATGGCCATCTGTTCATTTGGACAGATACGCAGAATCGTACTGTAAATGTTTACAGATAGACCTATCTGCGGAAAATCCGCAGATAGCATCTGTGTGATTCACACAGATAGAAACACCCTAAACCTATTGACGCGAACGACCTGGAAAGCGATTATGAATGTTCCTGATTTGGCCCGATTGAGCGTAAGAACTCACCGGAACCAACCATTATCTCACATTTCGGGAAAAACTATGTTTGTAGGAAACTACAAAGGGCAACAGCCCGAGCCTTCGTGCGTCCGTTCATTATCTGTGATCCATCATTGGGTGGGGAGAGAAGGCGACGCGCCCTTGAGTGAGATCAAGGGTTCTTACCCGGGGGTTCGGGCTGTTGCCGTATCAGCACCAAAAAAGTCTAGGGCAACTCTGGCAATAAGCTAGTGTTGCCTTTTCTTTTTCGAAGTGCTGAATGGAGCAATCAAGATGATTCGAGCTACGAAGGATTCCACGAAGCTACACAAGCTTGCCACAACCTCTGACAAGTGGGAGGAAGAGTTTCCCAGGGTTCAGCTGGTGCCAGGGCTGGAAGGCTATCTAGATGCCCGCAGCTGGCTATCTGGAAGCGACATCGATGACGAGGACGACGAGATCATTCCCAACACCCAGGGACATGTTCATTCGTTCCACTATGAGTTCAAGAACGATGAGCACGGCTATCTTCACGTCTGGATATGTGACCTAGATGGCCCACCACTTACTGAGGCCGTTTCCGCGTTCCAGAGGATCGTTTCAGAACTGAACGAAATGATCGAGCAGCTAATCAACTTGCCTGCCGAAAATTACCCCTATCCGCCCAAGGGATGGGACAATGATGCGATTGCCAAGAACATGGAAGCTTGGCACGAAGCAACCTCTGGCACCTGTCGAAACTTTCGCTATATCTGCGAGGGAATCAGCACGTCGGAGCGACCAAAGGATTACGCTGTCGACAAGGCTGGTAGTCCAATCGATGACACGCGTGGTCATGTCCACGAAGTAACCATGACGATTCCCGAGGTCGACATGCACTACTATCGTGCGTCTTTCGACGATCGGAATGGATCAATGGAGGACCAGACCGCCAATCACCTTCGCGGCATGATTCAAGCTCTTGAATCGAAGCTGGCTGAAGTCGAAGCGGCAAAGCTACAACCAACCTCGTCCCGCACGTGAGGGCCGAGTTTAGATAGCCACGATGGCAGCATGATGCTGGGGCATGAGGCCCTGTTTTTTGAACTCAACAAGCTCCCAAGCGATACTGGGAGCTTTTTAGAATCAATCGGGGGAACCCAGCCATGCCAACTCAAATCAAAGTCGAAGGCGTCATTGAGTGCGGGAAGTGTTACCGTCTTACAGAGTTCATGCGCATCGCAAACATGGGGCAAAAGGCCCTAAGAGAAGCAAAAGAGAAGGGGCTCACGGTCATTTATGTTGGCCGTGTTGGCTGGGTCACTGGCGATTCATTTCATGCGTTTCTAGGACGACTCGGAGACGAGCAATCCAAGAGCAAAAACAACTGAATGCTAAAACTCGTGAGAAGGGCTACAAAGTGGAAGACGAATCAAAACGTATCGCGCCAATTGAACGCCTGCTACTTCGCAAAGAAGAACTGGCAAAATCACTTGGGATTTCCGCACGCACTATTCAAGAGTGGGAGCGTGATTTCGGGTTACCAACTGTTCGGATTGGATCAAGTGTTCGATACAGCCCCAAGCAAGTTCAGAAATGGATTGATCGACTGCACGAACAGGAACGCGACGCCATTGATTCAACCGCTGAAATAAAGGAGTGAATCACTAACCACAACAGCCCTCGCATAACGCTTGGGCTTTTCACGCGAGCATGGCAGGCAATTAGGAGTTCCACCAAATCACCAAAGAGACCACCAGCAATGCCAGCATGGCTACTAGCTGTATAGTTTCTTGGATTCTGCGAGGCAGTATGCTCCATAGCATTACGGTTTCCCTCGCAAGCAATCGTGTCATGATAGTAAGTGTTTTACCAATTTCGTCTCTAATCATCCTTGATGACTCCGGTTGCAGGGGAATGATTTCTAACCTATTCGAAGTTTCGACCAAGCTGATTTATTAAAGCCACATAAAATCAGGAAAGGGACCGCGAACGTGGAAGACATCAAGGTACTGATCACTAAGCGTGAAGGCCGACCATTCTGGATGGCCTACTACGTGGATCCCATCACAGGAAAACAGAAGTTCCGATCGACTAAGACCACCAGCAAAAGAGATGCTGACAAGTTCGCCGGCAAGTGGGAGGATGAGCTTCGCAGTGGTCGCTATAAGGCTCCTTCGAAGATCACGTGGGAAGAATTCACCGACCGCTTTTTGCTCGAGCACTGCGCCGGCTTGGCACCAGCCACGTCCACAAAGTACCAAGGCGCATTCAATCGCTTTCAAACCATCACAGGCATTGTCAGTCTACGCGATGCTACGACTGAGTTGATAAGCGAATTCCAGACGAAAGTGCGTGAGAGCGGCACCAGCGAGGCGACACTGGCTTGCTACCTTCGACATTTAAAGTCGGCTCTGCGATGGGGCGTCGGCATGGGCATGATTCACCAGCAGCCGAAAATCAAAATGCCCAAGCGAGTGAAGGGCGCCAGCATCATGAAGGGCCGACCGATCAGCGGCGAAGAGTTCGACCGGATGGTTGCCAAGGTGCCGAAGGTTTGCGGGGTAGATGTTGCGACCGATTGGGAAAATCTACTTCGCGGTCTATGGCTATCTGGTCTGCGAATCAGTGAAGCCCTCAATCTTTACTGGGAAGGCGATAAAGGGATTGTCGTTCTCCTAGACCTAAAACGCCCCATGCTGATGATCCCCGCCGAAGCAGAGAAGGGCTACAAGGACCGCCTATTGCCCATCACGCCCGATTTCGTGGAGTTTCTACAGAAGACGCCAGAAAGCCAACGGCGTGGTCGCGTGTTTCCGCTTCGTCGACGTGACAACGTTCCTATGACATGCGTCTTTGGAATCGGAAAACGGATCAGCGAGATTGGCGAGGCGGCAGGGGTGAAGGTGAAGGACACCGGAAAGGTCCGCACGCTGGAAGATGGAACCGAAGAACCTATCGTAAAGTACGCCAGCGCTCATGACCTACGTCGATCATTTGGACATCGATGGTCCCGTAAAGTCATGCCAGCCGTGCTCCAAGCCCTGATGCGTCACGAGAGCATTAACACCACGATGATGTTCTATGTTGGGCAGGAAGCCGAGAGTGTAGCCGACGCTGTATGGGAAGCGGCAAGAATGAACGATTCTATGAACGCTAGCCCAGATGGAACGAATTCCGGCGACAGCGAGACACCGGAAAACGTTTCCAAATAAGGGGTTATGAGTAGGCCAGGCAGGACTTGAACCCGCGACCAAGGGATTATGAGTCCCCTGCTCTAACCAACTGAGCTACTGGCCCTTACGTGCTTTGACACGCGAGTTTTTAGTGTATCTTCACCTGCCGCTTCCTTCTAGTCCGGGGGATGGGTACCTTTCACACTTCTGGCTTACGGTTTAACCTCTTAGAGCTAGACAGGTTTGCTTTCGGAAAGGTGATGGGAAATGGCCAATTTTTCGGATCGGCTTCGTGACGGGATTGTTCGGACTGCTGCTCCAGTTGTTGTAGGTTTGGATCCGCGATTCGAATCGCTTCCCCAGGCATTACTGGGCGATCATCGTGGAACACATGATCCTAAGGTCAAAGCTGGCCTGTACTTGGTCTTCTGTCGTGAAATCATCGATGCCGTTTGCGAACATGTGCCGGCAGTGAAGCCTCAGTCCGCGTTTTTCGAGGAACTTGGGCCTGCTGGCATGATTGTATTGGCCGAGGTCATTCAATATGCCCGCGAAAAAGGCCTCTTAGTTATTCTCGACGCGAAGCGAAACGATATTGGATCGACCGCAACCGCTTACGCGAAAGGGATGCTGGGGGCTAACAGTCCTTGGCAAGCCGATTGCTTGACGATCAGTCCTTACTTGGGAGACGACAGCCTGACTCCCTTTGTTGATACTGCTACGCAAAACGATGCCGGTCTGTTTTGCCTGGTGAAAACCTCCAATCCTGGCGGCAAGATGCTGCAAGACTTAGTCGTCGACGATCAACCAATTTATCGTCACGTCGGCGCCTACGTAGAAGGATTGGCGAAGCAAACGATCGGCGAATGTGGGCTCGGAGCAGTCGGCGCGGTCGTAGGTGCGACCTATCCAGAACAGTTGGCCGAACTTCGCCAAGCGATGCCGAGCACCTGGTTCCTCGTTCCTGGCTATGGCAGCCAAGGGGGTGGGGCGAAGGATGTCGCAGGAGGGTTTAACGACGCCGGCCTAGGTTCGATCGTAAATAATTCTCGCGGTATCATCTTCGCTTATTCGCGTGAGCCGTTTGCATCGAAGTACGAACCATCGCAGTGGCAACGCGCCGTCGAAGATGCGACGCTCGAGATGATTGCTGATCTGCAAGCCGAGACCACTGCTGGAAAGCTGAAAGCGTAATTCCTTATGTTCCGGCATGCGTCTAATAGCGGCATGCGAATTGCTGTACTCTGAATGACTCCCCAGGCAATCGCCTCGTCAAAAGAGACAAAACAGCATGGAAACCGCCAAAACGCAGATCGACGCTGAAATGCGCGACCGGCTTCAATCGCCGGACCAAATCGAAAGCTCACCTCGCTTGAAGGCCTGGGGCTTTCGGGCCGCGTGGGTCCTTGGAATCGCGTCACTTTTGCTGATCGCGTATTGGCAGCTAGGTGAATATGTCTCGTTGGAATATCTCGCCAGTCAGGAAGCCAATCTGCGCTCGTTTCAGTCAGATCATCCCTACGTGGTCTACAGTATTGTTTTCATCATTTACACCCTGGCATTCGCGATCGGGATTCCACTCGGTGCCGCAATGACAATCATTGTCGGCTGGTGTTTTGATTTCGTGCCGGCTTTGGTACTAGCCAGCTTTGGCTCAACAGCCGGTGGGGCTTTGGCATTCCTAAACAGCCGCTACTTCCTGCGATCCCGGATGAAGTCGTGGCTTAGTGGCACGCTTAAAAAGTTTGATGCGGAACTTCGGCAGAACGCCGCGTTTTACCTTTTCATCTCCCGGTTGATCCCGCAGATTCCCTTTATCCTGGTCAACTTGGTGATGGGATTATCACCGATCAGCCTGAAAACGTTTTGGTGGGTCAGCCAACTCAGCATGCTGCCGGCACTGATTATCTTTGTTTGGATTGGCCAATCGCTGCCTAATTTGCAGAAGGTCGTCGACGAGGGGATCTCGTCCGTTCTTTCCTGGCAGTTGATGGTTGGGATAGCCGCGATGGGTGTGATTCCACTGCTGATTCGCCTGGGACTCAATTATTACCAATCGCTTGGAAAATCTGCCGATGCTGAAACGGCTTGCTAACGCCGTTTCATTCGGGAAATACCGCAGGAAGAGCAGGGCCCCTTTGACAAATTTGTATTCGGGGTGTAGGCTTACGCGTTTTCCCAAACTGCCTTAGAGCGACCCTCGCAAGGGGAAATTCAGCAACCTGGTCAGGCCTTAATTGGAGCAGCCATACCTGGAGGACTTTTGTGCGAGGGTCACTCCAAGGCAGTCGGGAAAAGCGATGAGGAAACTGCTTTCGAGCAACCCTCGCGAGGCGAAGTTTGGTTACCTGGTCAAGGCCTTAATTGGAGCAGCCAAAACTTTGCAACGCTTGTGCGTGGGTTGCTTGAAGGCAGTTGCTCGACGCGACAGGGCCGACCGAATCAACCACTGCCACGGTTGATTCCCGCCGAAAGGTGCGTCAAACTGCATCGAATGATTCGTTTTAAGATGCCCTGGCACTTGCGAGACCGCACTTCTTTCTGTCGGATTCTCGCCTCATTTCCTTTGCCGGTTTAGAGGGATCGTGGCTGAGCAAAATACTCCTCCCGATTATCTGGTCGTCGCGCGTCGATATCGGCCGCAGTCGTTCGAAGAACTTGTCGGCCAACAACGTGTTGCCACGGCATTAGGTAATGCGATTTCTCGGAACCGCGTCGGGCATGCGTACCTGTTTACAGGGGCTCGGGGTGTCGGCAAGACTTCCTCGGCACGAATCTTTGCCAAGGCACTTAACTGTGTTAAAGGGCCAACATCGAGTCCATGTAACGAGTGCGAGATCTGCCTAAGCGTGACCGCTGGCGA is a window of Bremerella sp. TYQ1 DNA encoding:
- a CDS encoding tape measure protein, with amino-acid sequence MAASNVIANLKIMLSASWNKLKSDFNKAGKTVKGFSGNVSTMSSSISKSLTLINPKVLALTASLGALGLMVGGAKWGVQLASDAEQAEVALSTMLGSMDAAKTLLSDLEKFAAATPFGTEELVQSTRQLTAFGVQAGDIMSTMKMLGDLSSGIGAPLNEIAEIFGKAKVQGRLFAEDINQFQGRGIPIVQALADTLKTSTDNIREMVKDGKVGFTQLQAAFQHLTSEGSQFGGMMEKQSQTLHGLWSTFTDELALIAKENWGILNELLKEMLRWAIPLVKHLSDAARNMRELLGVADNFQRVDLATEAFKAPAMMLDEMGESLKQSGKELKKDFIDIASIARDVSGMRFGGPAGAFERRTTEGFSAALAAQREVNDRDRRIIELGKRILEKMDQQIQATKESAPQVTRRRV
- a CDS encoding S49 family peptidase — protein: MHRGYSFHPDGILPATQDRNELKLTMENRIVSPFRNNEVLAITEEGYRHLLTEMAGGRASRQHPEPKARGGVAIIPIHGTTVYFDSHFGVNTVRIGDAIEAAANTKGISRIILDIDSPGGTAAGNIELADRILVASMKTPVVAIANPLAASAAYYFGSAANRFYVTPSGDGGSIGTYTMHVDESEMLKKMGIKIKIIKAGKFKAEGNSFQPLTPESEKYIQSQINELNSDFVRTVARNRGVSVSYVEENFGQGRTMVARQAVAAGLFDGIRTLPNLIAQSSNEKGQRSVRSMTNDARFTEKLQEAWHNGYASQFEHMSDARRDQLVLQRRDREKVDRIKQLTAGLHNGNGSR
- a CDS encoding P27 family phage terminase small subunit — encoded protein: MAKRKSKAPSHLREATQQWFLAVLDDFELESYHVKLLTLASEAWDRAEEAREAIQQHGITYIDRFGSPKARPEVAIERDARIAFARLLRDLALDVDAPSGGESRPPAITPNASRRR
- the pyrF gene encoding orotidine-5'-phosphate decarboxylase, producing the protein MANFSDRLRDGIVRTAAPVVVGLDPRFESLPQALLGDHRGTHDPKVKAGLYLVFCREIIDAVCEHVPAVKPQSAFFEELGPAGMIVLAEVIQYAREKGLLVILDAKRNDIGSTATAYAKGMLGANSPWQADCLTISPYLGDDSLTPFVDTATQNDAGLFCLVKTSNPGGKMLQDLVVDDQPIYRHVGAYVEGLAKQTIGECGLGAVGAVVGATYPEQLAELRQAMPSTWFLVPGYGSQGGGAKDVAGGFNDAGLGSIVNNSRGIIFAYSREPFASKYEPSQWQRAVEDATLEMIADLQAETTAGKLKA
- a CDS encoding helix-turn-helix domain-containing protein; the encoded protein is MEDESKRIAPIERLLLRKEELAKSLGISARTIQEWERDFGLPTVRIGSSVRYSPKQVQKWIDRLHEQERDAIDSTAEIKE
- a CDS encoding helix-turn-helix domain-containing protein; translation: MTKHPKLTKTEVDRILKLLDEGQTKTEVAGQFGISQTAVNSILDGRHPLSPYHEKKTESASKYQRCPSCGAKVLAPCMYCAMTRGERIEEFPKVVIAGDGRGYGRSMEGYLEETSRWKSQNVSSNATAPSTSKMQHTDRQDGHLFIWTDTQNRTVNVYR
- a CDS encoding site-specific integrase, whose translation is MEDIKVLITKREGRPFWMAYYVDPITGKQKFRSTKTTSKRDADKFAGKWEDELRSGRYKAPSKITWEEFTDRFLLEHCAGLAPATSTKYQGAFNRFQTITGIVSLRDATTELISEFQTKVRESGTSEATLACYLRHLKSALRWGVGMGMIHQQPKIKMPKRVKGASIMKGRPISGEEFDRMVAKVPKVCGVDVATDWENLLRGLWLSGLRISEALNLYWEGDKGIVVLLDLKRPMLMIPAEAEKGYKDRLLPITPDFVEFLQKTPESQRRGRVFPLRRRDNVPMTCVFGIGKRISEIGEAAGVKVKDTGKVRTLEDGTEEPIVKYASAHDLRRSFGHRWSRKVMPAVLQALMRHESINTTMMFYVGQEAESVADAVWEAARMNDSMNASPDGTNSGDSETPENVSK